The genomic stretch TCATCGTGTGCAATGACCGCAACAGCTCCAGGATGCCTCACGATCTCACGTTTTGAATGGCTATGATCAGGCAAGCGGACATCTTCCACTTCGACTCGAATTAAGCGTCCTTCAAACACAATCTCCTTGCCTAGCGTTTCTTCTTCTAGCTTCATTCAATCACATCCAATCATGTTTTTTTCATTGCTTCATACAGTGTATCATACCGCTTATTCAGTCTGGTATGAACGACTTTACGTTTGTCGAGACTATATAGGAAAAAACATTGACTCGGATAGCTATTGAGGCAGGAAAGGAGAACAGATTGAAGATCATCATTCGTTCGACCTCTATTGTTTGCTCTGGAAAGGCTTGGGAGATAAGAGAAACATTAAAGCAATACAATAAGCAATTCACGTATGTAACCGATTGGATCGCATCTGCATCAAAACCAACAAACGCACAAACGTCTAAACTGGAGAACGTCCAGAACTTTCGTTACAATGAACCTACTTCGCGTAAGGAGGAATTTCATTGAAAAAAAGACAGATAGGAAACTCTAGTCTTTTCGTCTCTCCCATTAGCTATGGGTGTATGTCATTAGGCACCGAAGAGGGCACGGCTGAGACACTTATAAAGAAAGCACTCGAGATTGGCATTACGCACTTTGATACGGCAGACCTTTATGATCAAGGACGCAATGAAGAACTTGTCGGCAAGTTTCTTCACAGCCATCGCCTAGATGTGACGATTGCCACAAAAGTAGGCAATCGATTTGAAAGAGGGAAAGAAGGCTGGGAATGGGCGCCAACCAAGCCATACATCCTCTCCCAAGTTGAAGAAAGCTTAAAACGCTTGAACACAGATTATATCGACCTTTATCAGCTCCATGGGGGGACACTAGATGATCCCATTGATGACATCATTGAAGCATTTGAGCAGTTAAAAGCGCAAGGGAAAATTCGCGCCTACGGAATCTCTTCTATCCGACCAAATGTCATTCATACGTATCTCAAAAAAGCTTCCATCGACAGCGTGATGATGCAATACAGCTTACTCGACAGACGACCTGAAGAGCTACTTGACACTCTTCATGCCCACAATGTGTCCGTCATTGCCAGAGGACCACTCGCCAAAGGCCTCCTCACCACCAAAGGCGATGAAAAAAGAGTTCGTGCCTTTGAAGACGGCTACCTATCCTACACAGGCGAAGAGCTCCAAAACACTTTAAAAAAACTCACAGACAAATGGCCAGACACACTAACAGAACACACACTCGCCTACCCATTGCACCACCCCGCAGTCGCCTGCGTCATACCAGGTGCAAGCAACACACAACAGCTCACAGACATCGGACAAGCCAACACCACACTAACGACCGATCAAACCACCTGGCTCCAGTCCCAGACAAAAAACCAGCAATATCAACAGTATAGAAGTTAAAAGTGGAGCGCCGTGAGTTCAGAAGCGCAGGTCAGAACATCATTGGGCTGGGAAATGGTTCTCCACATTTCACTAGACCAAGGATTTCTGCGCCGCAGCTTCTACGGCGCGCAACTGGATAATTGAAAGCGGAGGTGAGCGCGTTTTGAAACGCAGAGTAGAACATCACGGGGTGAAGAAATGGTTCTTCACATTTCTCTCACACCGGGATTTCTACCTCGCAGCTTCAGCGAGCCGGAGCTAGAGATTAAAAGTGGAGCGCCGTGAGTTCAGAAGCGCAGGTCAGAACATCATTGGGCTGGGAAATGGTTCTCCACATTTCACTAGACCGAGGATTTCTGCGCCGTAGCTTCTACGGAGCGCAGGCGAGCGCGTTTTGAAGCGTAGAACAGAAAATCCCCATACAATGAAGGTTTCTCTCATTCCTTTGTATGGGGATGTCTATTTAAAATTATCTTTTTCTAGAAAAAACGCTTCATTTGAATTCTTTACTACGATATCAAAGTTTTGATGATAAGGATGCATAAAGACTTCATATTGTATTCTGCGCTCTTCGTGTGATTGGTTTAAATAATGAAGGTCTGTTCCTCTTTCAGAAACATCTCGAATCCCTCTTCTAGTTAATTCTGTTTCTCCATCGGTATATAAATAAACCGTCAAATCGAACAATCTCTGGCTTATAAATGCCAGACTCATACCTTCTACAATCGTCACTTTATGTTGAGAAGAAATTAGCGTGCTCTTCTTATAATGTGTGGCCAGACTATAAAAATCCAAACCATCCCTCAGCATGTTGATGTCTCGCTCTAAAGCATACACATTATGAGCAGCAGGATGGCATGCTGTCATTTTATAATGGTGTTCTTTGCCGTTATATTCATAAGCTAATGTCGTGTACTTCCTCAGATCAGAGCCAATTA from Aureibacillus halotolerans encodes the following:
- the mciZ gene encoding Z-ring formation inhibitor MciZ, whose translation is MKIIIRSTSIVCSGKAWEIRETLKQYNKQFTYVTDWIASASKPTNAQTSKLENVQNFRYNEPTSRKEEFH
- a CDS encoding aldo/keto reductase, encoding MKKRQIGNSSLFVSPISYGCMSLGTEEGTAETLIKKALEIGITHFDTADLYDQGRNEELVGKFLHSHRLDVTIATKVGNRFERGKEGWEWAPTKPYILSQVEESLKRLNTDYIDLYQLHGGTLDDPIDDIIEAFEQLKAQGKIRAYGISSIRPNVIHTYLKKASIDSVMMQYSLLDRRPEELLDTLHAHNVSVIARGPLAKGLLTTKGDEKRVRAFEDGYLSYTGEELQNTLKKLTDKWPDTLTEHTLAYPLHHPAVACVIPGASNTQQLTDIGQANTTLTTDQTTWLQSQTKNQQYQQYRS
- a CDS encoding uridine kinase family protein, whose product is MDEIRQRIANLINKNDQKVMIGISGHGASGKTTFANQLVELIEEKDINLINTDPYIIGSDLRKYTTLAYEYNGKEHHYKMTACHPAAHNVYALERDINMLRDGLDFYSLATHYKKSTLISSQHKVTIVEGMSLAFISQRLFDLTVYLYTDGETELTRRGIRDVSERGTDLHYLNQSHEERRIQYEVFMHPYHQNFDIVVKNSNEAFFLEKDNFK